A single window of Candidatus Nanopelagicales bacterium DNA harbors:
- a CDS encoding recombinase family protein, whose protein sequence is MVLQRSGRRHLLEVLVEARRARRGDPSQLGDLIREAPNRPDVEADDGDKVGALGRRLTERPALDEMLAQLRPGDTVVIWRLDRLGRSLRHLLYVLPTSMPAASQ, encoded by the coding sequence GTGGTACTGCAGCGGAGTGGTCGCCGTCACCTCCTTGAAGTGCTGGTGGAAGCTCGACGTGCTCGTCGCGGCGACCCGAGCCAGCTCGGAGATCTCATCCGCGAGGCTCCGAATCGTCCCGACGTCGAGGCGGACGACGGCGACAAGGTAGGGGCGCTCGGACGACGCCTCACCGAGCGTCCCGCCCTGGACGAGATGCTCGCCCAGCTGCGGCCCGGAGACACCGTGGTGATCTGGCGGCTGGACCGGTTGGGCCGCTCACTTCGGCACCTGCTCTACGTGTTGCCGACCTCAATGCCCGCGGCGTCGCAGTGA
- a CDS encoding response regulator transcription factor, which yields MSIAVLLAEDQRMVLGALGTLLELERDIDVVGTAADGDEALRLVQALQPDILVTDIEMPGRSGLDVAAEIRRRGLPTRVVILTTFARSGYLRRALDAGVGGYLLKDAPSATLADAIRTVHQGGRAVDPTLAADAWGEPDPLTDRERQVLRLAGDGLSNADIASRVHLSEGTVRNYLSEAMRKLGATNRTAAARQARERGWL from the coding sequence ATGAGCATCGCCGTGCTGCTCGCCGAGGACCAACGCATGGTCCTCGGCGCCCTGGGCACACTGCTCGAACTCGAGCGCGACATCGACGTCGTCGGCACCGCGGCCGACGGGGACGAGGCGCTGCGCCTGGTCCAGGCCCTCCAACCGGACATCCTGGTCACTGACATCGAGATGCCCGGCCGCAGCGGCCTGGACGTCGCCGCGGAGATCCGCAGACGCGGGCTGCCGACCCGAGTCGTCATCCTCACCACCTTCGCCCGAAGCGGATACTTGCGCCGGGCGCTCGACGCTGGTGTCGGTGGCTACCTGCTCAAAGACGCCCCCTCGGCCACGCTCGCCGATGCCATCCGCACCGTGCATCAGGGCGGGCGCGCCGTCGACCCCACGCTCGCCGCGGACGCCTGGGGCGAGCCCGACCCGCTCACCGACCGGGAACGCCAAGTCTTGCGCCTGGCAGGTGACGGCCTGTCCAACGCCGACATCGCCTCCCGCGTGCACCTGTCCGAGGGCACCGTGCGCAACTACCTGTCCGAGGCCATGCGCAAACTCGGTGCCACCAACCGCACCGCCGCTGCCCGACAGGCCCGCGAGCGTGGCTGGCTCTGA
- a CDS encoding ABC transporter ATP-binding protein: MTKRPTDEEAPGAALAELLGASKTYLTGGTAVHAVTDVDLTVRAGELLAVLGPNGAGKTTALGMLTGLTTPTRGTARLFGRDPRDLVARQQMGVMLQSSGVPDTLRVRELLTAFRGYYRTPLPFASVVEAAGLHGLEDRLFGSLSGGQQRRVLFGIASCGNPRLVFVDEPTTGLDTEVRRVLWATLRDLAATGRGVVLTTHYLDEADALADRVVVLNQGRVVAEGTPTQIKSLVPGRRITAESGIGAEQASGWPGVHQAQRDGSRLVLLVSEPERVLRELLCRDPSVSGVTVTEPSLEDAFLTLTHRTKEAA; encoded by the coding sequence ATGACGAAGCGACCGACAGACGAGGAGGCGCCGGGTGCCGCCCTGGCCGAGCTTCTCGGCGCCTCGAAGACGTACCTGACCGGTGGGACGGCGGTGCACGCCGTCACGGATGTCGACCTGACCGTGCGGGCGGGGGAGCTGCTGGCAGTGCTCGGCCCCAACGGTGCTGGCAAGACCACGGCGCTGGGCATGCTGACCGGGCTGACTACCCCCACCCGTGGAACCGCCCGGCTGTTCGGACGCGATCCGCGGGATCTGGTGGCACGCCAGCAGATGGGTGTGATGCTGCAGTCCTCGGGGGTTCCGGACACGCTGCGTGTGCGGGAGCTGCTGACAGCGTTCCGCGGCTACTACCGCACCCCACTGCCGTTCGCGTCGGTGGTGGAGGCGGCCGGGCTGCACGGTCTGGAGGATCGGCTCTTCGGCTCCTTGTCCGGCGGCCAGCAGCGTCGGGTGCTGTTCGGAATCGCGTCGTGCGGGAACCCGCGGCTGGTGTTCGTGGACGAGCCGACCACCGGACTGGACACCGAGGTACGACGCGTCCTGTGGGCGACGCTGCGAGATCTGGCCGCGACGGGTCGTGGTGTGGTGCTGACGACCCACTACTTGGACGAGGCCGATGCGCTGGCCGATCGGGTGGTCGTGCTGAATCAGGGACGGGTGGTCGCCGAGGGCACTCCGACGCAGATCAAGTCGCTCGTGCCAGGGCGGCGAATCACCGCCGAGTCCGGCATCGGGGCAGAGCAGGCGTCCGGCTGGCCCGGGGTGCACCAGGCCCAGCGGGACGGCAGCCGGCTGGTGCTCCTGGTCAGCGAACCGGAACGGGTGCTGCGCGAACTGCTGTGTCGGGACCCGTCGGTGTCGGGAGTGACGGTCACCGAACCCAGCCTGGAGGACGCGTTCCTCACCCTGACCCACCGGACGAAGGAGGCGGCATGA
- a CDS encoding ABC transporter permease, with amino-acid sequence MSTTLTTERTASAQVPRRRRTVGSVLRVYRVEAWQEFLKLVRLPIFAATTVALPLMFYVIFGITFADEEARGVGVTTYMLVTYGAFGVIGAALFGFGVSVAVERAQGWMRLKRVAPMPPFAYFVAKVLMSLAVAAIIVLAMFTLAATLGGVRLAMGQWAAVGLALVAGALPFSAMGLAFGYLVGPNSAPAVLNLVWLPMAFASGLWIPIAQLPDVVQSVAVAMPPYHFVQLALGTIGASEGGSPVVHAAAVLGFTILFLVVAAWGFRRDEGRTYG; translated from the coding sequence ATGAGCACCACCCTGACGACCGAGCGGACCGCGTCCGCGCAGGTCCCGCGACGCCGACGCACCGTGGGGAGCGTCCTGCGGGTGTACCGCGTCGAGGCCTGGCAGGAGTTCCTCAAGCTCGTCCGGCTTCCCATCTTCGCGGCCACGACGGTAGCGCTGCCGCTGATGTTCTACGTGATCTTCGGCATCACCTTCGCCGATGAGGAGGCACGCGGGGTCGGGGTCACCACGTACATGTTGGTGACGTACGGCGCGTTCGGCGTGATCGGTGCGGCGCTGTTCGGGTTCGGGGTGTCAGTCGCCGTCGAGCGGGCGCAGGGGTGGATGCGGCTCAAGCGGGTCGCGCCGATGCCGCCCTTCGCGTACTTCGTGGCCAAGGTGCTGATGAGCCTGGCCGTCGCCGCGATCATCGTGCTGGCCATGTTCACCCTCGCCGCAACCCTGGGAGGGGTGCGTCTGGCGATGGGCCAGTGGGCGGCGGTCGGTCTGGCGTTGGTGGCCGGAGCACTGCCGTTCTCGGCGATGGGCCTGGCCTTCGGCTACCTGGTCGGACCGAACTCCGCCCCAGCAGTACTGAACCTGGTGTGGCTGCCGATGGCGTTCGCGTCCGGGCTGTGGATCCCGATCGCCCAGCTTCCCGACGTGGTGCAGTCGGTCGCGGTTGCCATGCCCCCGTATCACTTCGTCCAGCTGGCGCTGGGCACCATCGGGGCATCCGAGGGCGGGTCGCCCGTCGTGCACGCCGCGGCGGTGCTGGGCTTCACCATCCTGTTCCTCGTCGTGGCAGCCTGGGGGTTCCGTCGCGACGAGGGACGAACCTACGGATGA
- a CDS encoding recombinase family protein, with the protein MFGALAEFERDLIRERTMADLAAARARGRKGGMPTVWTAEKLATATAMHNSGGHDVSAIARVLGVNRASVYQGFSHRTAARPKEVD; encoded by the coding sequence GTGTTCGGGGCGCTGGCCGAGTTCGAGCGCGACCTCATCCGCGAGCGCACCATGGCGGACCTGGCAGCGGCGCGTGCCCGTGGCCGCAAGGGAGGCATGCCGACCGTATGGACAGCGGAGAAGCTGGCGACCGCGACGGCGATGCACAACTCAGGCGGGCACGACGTGTCCGCGATCGCCCGGGTGCTGGGCGTCAACCGGGCATCGGTCTACCAGGGTTTCTCGCACAGGACCGCAGCCAGGCCCAAGGAGGTGGACTGA
- a CDS encoding sensor histidine kinase has translation MNHPITRYAPYLWLVYLGALVFQPAFDPDTTAADWAWTGLMVAAFLPLYRAGLAERDQRRLMLLLAAMAGLGAVGTLVNAGAGVFVVYAAAFAGRLSPVRRAVVVVAMLAGLAGVMFLISTVPMPWRLVAVAPIFVFVLVIGAAGIIEGERERTQARLRRADEEIERLATIAERERIARDLHDLLGHTLSVVVVKSELAGRLVRSDPDRAEQEVRDVEETARTALAEVRSAVAGYRAKGLGAELANARRALSAAGVEVEATIELPVLPAEHEAALALALREAVTNVVRHADADHATIRADATSEQVWLEVSDDGRGASGSDGSGLTGMRERITALGGHVTRRTGRSGGDRRGTMVRITLPRIPTSTVDPRAAARR, from the coding sequence GTGAACCACCCCATCACCCGGTACGCGCCGTACCTGTGGCTGGTCTACCTCGGGGCGCTGGTCTTCCAACCCGCCTTCGACCCCGACACGACCGCGGCGGACTGGGCCTGGACGGGGCTGATGGTCGCGGCCTTCCTGCCCCTGTACCGGGCCGGCTTGGCCGAGCGGGATCAGCGACGCCTGATGCTCCTGTTGGCCGCGATGGCTGGTCTCGGGGCGGTGGGGACCCTGGTCAATGCCGGGGCAGGCGTGTTCGTCGTGTACGCCGCCGCCTTCGCCGGACGTCTCTCCCCAGTGAGGCGGGCTGTCGTGGTGGTGGCCATGCTGGCCGGGCTCGCCGGGGTGATGTTCCTGATCTCCACGGTGCCCATGCCGTGGCGACTCGTCGCTGTGGCACCCATCTTCGTGTTCGTCCTGGTGATCGGGGCAGCGGGGATCATCGAGGGTGAACGCGAGCGAACGCAGGCGAGACTGCGTCGCGCGGACGAGGAGATCGAGCGGCTGGCCACGATCGCCGAGCGAGAGCGCATCGCCCGCGACCTGCACGACCTGCTCGGCCACACGCTGTCGGTGGTCGTCGTGAAGTCGGAGCTCGCGGGGCGGCTGGTTCGCTCCGACCCAGACCGGGCGGAGCAGGAGGTGCGTGACGTGGAAGAGACTGCGCGAACCGCACTGGCCGAGGTGCGCTCGGCTGTGGCCGGCTACCGCGCCAAGGGGCTCGGTGCGGAGCTGGCCAACGCACGCCGCGCGCTGTCGGCGGCCGGCGTCGAGGTGGAGGCCACGATCGAGCTCCCTGTCCTCCCCGCCGAGCACGAGGCGGCCCTGGCTTTGGCCCTGCGGGAGGCGGTCACGAACGTTGTCCGCCACGCCGACGCCGACCACGCCACCATCCGCGCCGACGCCACGTCTGAGCAGGTGTGGCTCGAAGTGAGTGACGACGGGCGGGGCGCCTCCGGGTCGGACGGTTCCGGCCTGACCGGTATGCGGGAGCGCATCACCGCCCTGGGCGGCCACGTCACCCGTCGCACGGGTCGCTCCGGAGGCGACCGACGCGGCACGATGGTGCGCATCACGCTGCCTCGAATCCCCACCTCGACGGTCGACCCCCGTGCGGCGGCCCGGCGATGA